A region of Paenibacillus sp. JNUCC-31 DNA encodes the following proteins:
- a CDS encoding phosphatidylglycerol lysyltransferase domain-containing protein: MNSVLTASYTKENSSFGSLKTKLDNVISTQIDSYLLSATYYQLTGRKGTYIYQDESSFLIVSNHPHLENCLMIFPEVISNSDFSLTAKVLLDNYNSKHQILLCRYTNEEYIKLCTSLSNLKENSIELERVDEEIMDWKYPVRILSTEVVSKLEGGKFRKIRNKLLRAGIGIDIVPIEQCSQMNLMRAALKFWEGNMILNQKDTEDMSEFYYELFKLMENGMELINGLCFIKEGRPVGFTAWDITAGTANLYVNLADTTITGASDFQLVSTCKYLYEHNIQLLNMGGSELYNLDQFKEKYRPVITHPISTYTIKG; this comes from the coding sequence ATGAATAGTGTTCTCACAGCTTCTTATACAAAAGAGAATTCTAGTTTCGGTTCTTTGAAAACCAAATTAGATAATGTAATTTCTACACAAATTGACTCTTATTTGTTATCGGCAACCTATTATCAGTTAACTGGACGCAAGGGAACTTATATTTATCAAGATGAAAGCTCTTTCCTTATTGTAAGCAATCATCCACATTTAGAAAACTGTCTAATGATTTTCCCTGAAGTGATTTCAAATTCTGACTTTTCATTAACTGCTAAAGTCTTACTCGACAACTACAACAGTAAACATCAGATTTTGCTGTGTAGGTATACAAATGAGGAGTACATAAAGTTGTGTACTTCATTATCTAATCTCAAAGAAAACTCAATAGAGCTGGAACGGGTAGATGAAGAAATAATGGATTGGAAATATCCTGTTCGTATTCTTAGTACCGAGGTTGTTTCTAAGTTAGAAGGAGGAAAATTCAGAAAGATACGTAATAAATTATTACGGGCAGGAATTGGAATCGATATCGTACCAATTGAGCAATGTAGCCAAATGAATTTAATGAGAGCTGCTTTAAAATTTTGGGAAGGCAACATGATTCTTAATCAAAAAGATACAGAAGACATGTCTGAATTTTATTACGAGTTATTCAAGCTAATGGAAAATGGAATGGAATTAATCAATGGATTATGCTTTATCAAAGAAGGAAGGCCTGTAGGATTTACTGCGTGGGATATAACCGCTGGAACTGCAAATTTATATGTGAATTTAGCTGACACTACAATAACAGGAGCATCAGACTTTCAATTGGTCTCAACATGCAAATACCTATATGAACATAATATTCAATTATTAAATATGGGGGGATCTGAATTATACAATTTAGATCAGTTTAAAGAAAAATATAGACCAGTAATTACACATCCAATATCTACTTACACTATTAAAGGTTAA